DNA from Leptospira koniambonensis:
CTGCGTTGGAACTCTGACATCCAGAATCCCATCCGCCGAGTATCAAATTACCCGAATGTAGGAACTCCAACACCTGTGAAATTCCTGTTTTCTGCTCAGAAACCCAATGAGACAAAAAACTGCTTGATTTCCCGTTTTTGAGACAAAAAATGCTATTGCAAATCGGTTTGGTCCACGACACTCTTAAGCAGAGGACCAGCCCATCCCGTTGTTATGTCCAAACTTTTCGAAAAATACAATAATACGGATGAAACCGAACTTTGGAAGTCCTACAGGGCTACTAAAGACCAGAATATTCGCAGTTATCTTGTAGAAAAATATTCTCCTCTAGTCAAACACGTGGCTGGTCGTATCGCGATCGGTATGCCTCAGAACGTTGAGTTCGATGATCTAGTTTCATACGGTGTGTTTGGTCTTCTTGATGCGATCGAAAAATTCGATCCAGATAGACAGATCAAATTTAAAACCTATGCGATGACTCGTATCAGAGGTTCTATCTTTGACGAACTTCGTTCCATCGACTGGATCCCTCGCTCTATTCGCCAAAAAGCGAAACAGTTGGAGCAAATTATTGGGATGCTCGAGAATAAAGAGGGCGCTCACGTGGAAGATGAGGCGATCGCAAAAGAAATGGGGATCTCTGTCGAGGAGTTTAACTCACTTCTTACTAAGATCAGCGGCACGTCACTCGTCTCTTTAAATGATATTTGGTTTCTCGGCGATGAGAACGACGAGGTTTCTTTCATGGAGACATTAGAATCTCCGATGAATATGAACCCGGACACCATCATAGAAAAAGAAGAGATTAAAAATGTGATCGTGGAAGCGATCAAAACACTTCCTGACAAAGAAAAAAAAGTAATCGTTCTTTATTATTACGAAGATCTAACATTAAAAGAGATCGGAGAAGTGTTGGAAGTTACCGAATCCAGGATTTCCCAACTTCATACGAGAGCTGTAGCAAGACTTCGTAGTAAATTAGGAAAGGTTAAATCAGTTATTAGTAAAAAGTAGGGGAATGCCTTCCCCTGGCCTGAGCCAAGGTCTCAGGCCACCCCATCTCCGGGGAATCCGATTTTCAAAACCCCCGGACCGACTGACAGGAGGAGTTTCTTTTGAGTCTTACATCCTTTCTGAAAGACCAAAATAAAGAACTAGACAAGCTCCAAAACGAGCAGGTCGAAGTCATAGCTCCTACATTGGAAAAATGTCTGCAATTAGCAGCATCCCATCTCAAAAGAAAATCTCACGAACTAGACTATATAGTAATCAAACGCGGAAAGAAAAAACTTTTCGGTTCAGAACCTTGGCATATCAGAGCTTCTATTTTACCAGAAGATACATTCTTAG
Protein-coding regions in this window:
- the whiG gene encoding RNA polymerase sigma factor WhiG; protein product: MSKLFEKYNNTDETELWKSYRATKDQNIRSYLVEKYSPLVKHVAGRIAIGMPQNVEFDDLVSYGVFGLLDAIEKFDPDRQIKFKTYAMTRIRGSIFDELRSIDWIPRSIRQKAKQLEQIIGMLENKEGAHVEDEAIAKEMGISVEEFNSLLTKISGTSLVSLNDIWFLGDENDEVSFMETLESPMNMNPDTIIEKEEIKNVIVEAIKTLPDKEKKVIVLYYYEDLTLKEIGEVLEVTESRISQLHTRAVARLRSKLGKVKSVISKK